The Cytobacillus oceanisediminis genomic interval TCTGAGTAAAATCGCTATCAGTTCATGATTGGATAAGCTTTGCGGACCATTTTGGACAAAGCGCTCACGAGGGCGTTCATCTTGAGGGAAATCTTTAATCAATAGAGTATCCGTTTGCATATTTTCCTCCCTAAACTCTGGGGCCAGGGAGCTGAAGATGAAAAAAGTATATTAAGGAAGCGAATACCCCGCTTTCCTTAATTCACGAACCGTTCTAGAGACAGGAAGGCCCACAACAGAGAAATAATCTCCGGTTATGCTTTTTACGAGCATGCTGCCAATGCCTTGTATCCCATATGCACCTGCCTTGTCAAATGGTTCACCGGTGCCAATATAAGAGTTAATTTCTTCATCCGTTAACTCCCAGAACACCACATCAGTTTTTTCATAAAATGTAATTACATTTTCAGGCGCCACGATGGATACACCTGTGTAAACAGAATGGGTGGTTCCAGACAGACTTTTGAGCATAGTGAAGGCTTCCTTGCTGCTGCCTGGCTTTCCTAAAACATTGCCGTCTTTAACTACAACTGTATCTGAGCCAATTACATATGAATCAGGATGTTTATTAAATACAGCCTGTGCCTTTCTAAGGGCAAGCTCCTTCACGATTTCTCCTGGTGACAGCACTGGATTAAAACTTTCATCGACATCACTGCTGGAGACTTCAAATTTCAAATGAAGATTTTCAAGAAGTTCTTTTCGCCGCGGGGAAGAAGAGGCTAAAATGAGGTTTTGCATGTAATCACCTTACCTTTATGTATCATATTGGGAGATACAGGTTAATCGTATCAAAAAATTGCCAGACAAACAATTTTAAAGAGGTAATTTATAGATATTTTTATCATAAATTATCGAATAATGACAAAAAGAAAGAGTCTGTCTAAATTTCCCGAACAGACTCCATTTAATATGTGATATTTCCCAGAAAATATTCGAATCGGATATTATTATGGCACAATATGCCGGGTCCTTACTGCCCGTCTGACTGCAGCAAGGTCTGATAAGCAGCAAGAAACGCCAGCAGGTGCTCCTGAATTTTACCGGCTGATGCAGAATCACCTGTCTGCTGGTATGTGTCTATTTGCTTCGAAGCATCCAAAAGTTCTTCTCTTATAGAAATCAGGCTTTTATTTTTAATTTGATCGGCCGGCAGATCATTCACTGCCTTGCTATGATTTTTTATTTCCTCAGCCGCCTCAGGGGTTATGGAGCTGCCGAGAGAGGCACTGGCTGCACCTTCTGAAAGGCTTTGATAAAAAGCAGGAGCATTTTCAGCCAGTTTTTTCTCTTCGGCATTCAGCCCTTCAATTGCTTTACCTTCAAAGGCAACTTCTTTTGCAAATACATCAATCCCTTTGCTTTTTAGATCCGCACCTATTTCCTTAGCCTGATCAAGGCTTCCCGATACCCCTAAAAAAAGAAAAGTCTGCTCACCTATATTTATTGATTGGCTATAGACTCCCTTTTGTGTGTTAGCTTCCTGGATTTGCTGTGCTGCTTCACTGTTTGAGAAAACGCCGCCTTGAACTACGTATGCTGTTAGTGTCTCTAAAGCGGCAGCTGCAGCGGGAGTCTGCTGATTTGATGCTGCCGGAGTGTCATTAATTGGGGGCGCCAGAGTTTCTGCTGCCTGATCTGTAAATACAAGCTTCAGCATGATGAATCCAAAGCTGGTCCCGAGCAGTACAGCAAAAAATACAGCCAGAAAAATGGATGTTAAGAATCCTTGCTTATTTCTTCCCTGGAATTTTTTAGCCAGTGTGCTCAGCCCATTTTTAGCTGGTGATTTAGGAGGAGCTGCTTTTTTATATTCCTTTATATCCGC includes:
- a CDS encoding Maf family protein: MQNLILASSSPRRKELLENLHLKFEVSSSDVDESFNPVLSPGEIVKELALRKAQAVFNKHPDSYVIGSDTVVVKDGNVLGKPGSSKEAFTMLKSLSGTTHSVYTGVSIVAPENVITFYEKTDVVFWELTDEEINSYIGTGEPFDKAGAYGIQGIGSMLVKSITGDYFSVVGLPVSRTVRELRKAGYSLP